The window atcatgcaacatcTTCGACAATCAACGCACTAAACCAgctaaaaactgattttttttcttcacaaatatGTTATTTTCCACTCACTCTTACGTTTTAGGGTAAACTAGTATGATTAACTTCGTGTTAATCGCCATCCCCACGTTTATCTTGTAAATTGgcctgggttttttttgtgcagcataattaaacttGAATTCAAGACTTATATAAGATGTCAAATTGCTTTCTCCTCATCATTGACAAATGAAAGGACAAAATACCAGATTAATCCTTTTCTCCCAccttttgtttgtaaaggttatCTCACATCACATGTCCTTTGagtgatttcaaattcaatccCGACCAGGTGTGTCCTTGTCAtatttgacctttaaaaaaaacaaaaccctttcCTATTTTATTCCACCCCACACTTCACCCCCTTCATTATATGATAGCGGTGTTAGTCTAGCGAAACATTCTCAATTacaattttccccattttatatTCACGTTGGAAAGTAAGTGCCAAAAGAAAACGTATGCCCTACGTAATGCTGTTTAATGAcaaattaataacaataatatggAGATGCTGTTTGTAtctgcccccctccccatcgCCCAAATTGTTCTCACCATTGAGTTCATGTTTTGACCAAGTAAACTGTTTACATTTAGTTCTCGTATGACTAAAATAATTATAGAAATAATTTGATTATGAAAAAGGCTGAAGCAAAGTCGCTGCTTTTACTCTGCGTTGCATATTTTAATGCCATTTTTGTTGTCGCTTGAAACAACAAATCTCCTAGCATTTCTGATAGttgacagataaaaaaaaaaaaaaaaaaggttactatAACTTTTGGTGGGGGAAAAGCGGATCCCTTTTATTCAGGTTAGCTTGAGGCCTGCGCGTCACGACGGCTGCGAAGTTGTTGCATCTTGGCACCTTCCTCCTGTCGCCTTCGCACACCGTAATTATCATCTTTGCAGGCAGGTCATGTGACGACGTCATTATTTCAGGCACACCAATGTTGGGGCTTGCTTAGAAAGAAGCTGTGGCCTATATTTCCTTTGCGACAAAATGGATGCTGATGGTTTACCGCTATAAATATGAAAACAGATGTGCTTCTGAAGTTTAGTAAGTCACCCCCCCTTCCCAAAATACCTAATTTAAATACTCTTTCATCAGACTTGCATGTCAATATGCCACATTtaattcccctgcttaaacaccatctgcttacacacacacataattcgGTCACCTCCCCAGGCTGAGATGTACTCAACAGCATAAAAGAAGTCATTTTTGCCCCTGttctcagactttttttttttttaagcagccgTCTGCCCTGTGTGTAAGCTAACACGTGACTTCACCAAACATTTAATTATCCGAATGCACAAACCCGCTATGGTTTTGTCCGTCAGAAAGGTGAAGAAATGCAAGTTCGACTGGTATCATGCGTGAAAGTCGCAGCTCCGTTGTTATTGACTGAAGAGGCAAGCAAGGGTTCTCACGCTTTAGCTTCCACTGACCCTTAACAAGGACCCAGCCCGACCCCCGCCCAAAATCCCAAATAATGGAACTACTACTATGGTGACCCCTCAAATCatcagtgtcaaactcattttttttgtcgtggCCCACGTTGTAGTTACAGTTCAACTCAGAGGTTTGCTatgaaaaccataaaaatcttcaatcGCCTCATCCTATTAACACCCAAAATTTATGAAGTaatttttgaaatcagaaatcaaggttaatgtgtttttttttgttgttgtttttttttacaattgttcatgtttggtaaacaCAATAATTCTTACATCTCATGATATCATTTATGCTgtatgagaatttgaaatttgggtcacagattttcacaagaatcacagaagtcGAAAACAGATGATTttccttcgtgggccacataaaattatgtggggggctggatctggcccccgggccttgagtttgatacctgtgcCCTAAATGCACCAGGAATGAATTATGTAACCCCCTCCTCCCCAAATGAAAACAGTATTTAGATGTATTTTGTTATGGTAAAAATTAGGGGGGAAATAGTTGTATCTAAAATTGTGATATTATGGTATTAAACCCAACGCCTGACGAAAGAAGAAATTAATACTTTCACACGTGAAGTGAAAAAATGCAGCTTTAGTTTTGTAGTATCAcacctttttatttgttttgtaagaTGCCTCTGGGCTCTTAAAACTAGGctgtattctaaaaaaaaaaaatccacttttcgttcaagaacaaataagattttatttcttttaaaaactatCTCACGAAAAGGTGAATGTAAACAACTAGCACGACTTGTGTAACAGCCAGATTGTGCATGGGTCACACCTGCAACCCGCTCGGCAGATAAGAACCACGCTGGAATCTAACCGTTACTGCTAAATGTGGCTGAAACGCGCGTGGCACACTTGTCGTAACGTGTAATGTAAACATTGTCTGACTGGCGCTGCTTTCATCGTGCAGGGTTTGAGGCCGGCCGCGCCGGCCGAATCCTCCTCCATGATCTTTGCCACCCCCACCAAAGTGGTGTCGGAAGCGGGGCCCGTGATGGAGTACTTGGGGGCCAACAAGGTACCCGACTTGCAGAGGATATTCCAGGTAATTGCGCATTGCAAAAGCAAGACGTTTCACTCCCAAGTTTTCCCTTCCATTTGGCCCTCGTGAATCAATCCCGAACGGACCACCGAGGGGAGCGGCACGATCGATAACACGAGAGTAATTTGACTATTGATGTTTCACTCTAATTGCGACATTTCTTTTACTCAAGCCGAGAaactttttgtttgctttttttttttttttttttttttaatcgtataTTGTAGACATCTGACGGCATCCCCGTTCACCTGAAGCGCGGCGTCCCCGACCGGCTGCTGTACCGCACCACCATGGCCCTGACCGTAGGGGGCGCTCTCTACTGCCTGGTGGCGCTCTACATCGCCGCCCAGCCCAGAAACAACAAGTGAGCGGCGCTCGCGAACCGGATTCTCActcgacactttttttttgccacgtttCCCGCCAAACGGCCCGGTTCGGTACGGTTTAGAATAGTATGGCGACAAACTCCCAGAAAATGACATCGGGGGCCGTGTTATTGACACGAGAAGACTGCCAAAAATGGGACTGTACCAAAGGCGACCCGTACCGCTTAGCAGAACCGGCTTTTGAACTCGCCGCTCAGTATGTCGACCCAACCCTGAGCCTCCATTTTCCCCTCTGTGACACCTCTTGGAAATGTCAAAAGTGAACAATTTATTTAGTACaaaccccccccacaaaaatgtctagttttctttttttctatgaaaaagatgaaactcAATAAATTTGAAGGGAAAACAAAtcaatcatggttgtcattcctTACCTCTGTCTCGTCGCCCTGGTTCCTGTTTGGACTCGCTTTGCCAAATTCCCTCACGGGAGActaaaagtaccgtaattcccggcctaagaGCGCACCTGCtgacaagcctcaccgagtacacttgtaaaggaaataccatttggtacatacatacgccgcaactgTATAAAAGACGCGAGTGCGCAccttgaaacgcgagatatttacaaagaaagacggtacatggaaagagtttaacgctagtgcagcgctaacactagcactaaCGCGAATAGGGCTAAttataaaacttactggtaaatatcaccgagacacacCAGGTACTCGGTGCTAACAGGCcggtaaaaaaatcacttcctcggcgcatatattccacctgtgtcattcttaccttttccgttcgagtgcccccttgcagtcgttagaaaaaaaatgcacaaattagccgcatcaccgcataaaccgcagggttgaaagcatgtgggcaaaaaagtcgcggctcgtaggccggaaattacggtacaactTTTAGAATGGGCAAAAGGTCGTGTCACGCGGCTCTGGAGCAACAGGTGGTCTCTGTTGAACGAAGTTGGCGGCTGAGTCCCGGTAAACACCGGCTGCTCGGCTCTGGGCGTaggaaatgtctcttgtttatTCACGCCATTTACACCGCTGGTGAAAATGTTTGATCCGACGACGGCTCGCTGAAAGTCAAGCGGGGGACGCGCTGCAACTTATCGGGCATATTGGTTGCACAAAGATCCACGGCATCAAAAATTGAATTAATATAGACAACAAGTGGAGCGCGAAGACGCTAAGCGAGGTTGCTCTTCCCATTTGTCATCTTATCATCAGTCTCGCCCGTCCTCCATTTTCTCAAGCTGCCGTGTCGCACTCCCCTCCGCGCTCATCACACCCCCGCCGCCTCGCCCTCCTCCCCCCTTGTTTGCTTCCCCGCGCGTCCTCCCCAGGCTTCATTAACAGTTGGAGTGTCGCGTTACCGCTGAGCAAACATGTTGTCGCG of the Syngnathoides biaculeatus isolate LvHL_M chromosome 22, ASM1980259v1, whole genome shotgun sequence genome contains:
- the LOC133495575 gene encoding cytochrome c oxidase subunit 7A-related protein, mitochondrial, with the translated sequence MTSFSLDAGRRKTSTPGVFCRDHRIGSSVSHEQKNMYYKFSGITQKLAGSSPSTAYAPQGLRPAAPAESSSMIFATPTKVVSEAGPVMEYLGANKVPDLQRIFQTSDGIPVHLKRGVPDRLLYRTTMALTVGGALYCLVALYIAAQPRNNK